Below is a genomic region from Astatotilapia calliptera chromosome 2, fAstCal1.2, whole genome shotgun sequence.
AATGAAGTACCACTCATGCcatattgtgcaaaagttttgagccaTTTTTCCTTATAAAATAGAATTTTGCACTAACAAGGAAATTCCCAAAgacagaaaatctgtggcaCCAGATGCTATGAAGTGAGGAATACAAAGGTATAACTTTTAGTTTAAATAATCATCAATATGtgcagaggaggtcaggagagatgTACACACGCATctataaaacacagtggaggctctgtcatggcttGGGACTGCGATTCAGCCAGTGATGTTTGGGATCTTTTGAAAATTTATGGAATTATGATGCAGAAAAAcactgtcagattttgatccaccatgcagtaCCATCTTGAAAGTGTGAAATGCTTTATTTTTGCAGCATGAtaatgatgcaaaaaaaatgaccACTGCAGTAAAAATATATCTGGATTCAAAAACAAACCATTGAACACGTTCACTCATAGATTGTCCTCCAAGACCACTGACTACTACAGGCAGCTAAGTTGCCTGGGAACGTTCAGGCTTTATTGAAGACTAAAGGTGGtaataccaaatactgacttcaACCGTGTTAAAATTGTACAAACAATTGTACAAACaatctattttcattttttttcataaaatataTAGCAAGAGGGAGAGATGtgcacaaaaaagaaaggaaatcgTAGATAGAATTTATTGGGgataaaagaattaaaatttaTGAATGATGTCATTTCATATCCAGTCACTTGATTCCATTCCAGGTCATGTTGACTCATCATCTATGCTGATTGGAGATGAGCTGTTCTTTTTTGAGATGGGTTTCCTCAGCAGCTGCCATCGGCAGACTGTAACCGTACCTCTGGGAAGATTAGAGAGGAATGAGTAGCGGGCTTCATGATGTCAGGAAAGGACCATGAGCTCCTCACatcacaactttattagtgtaCGATGTAATCAAGAGCTGTTTGAGCACCAAGTGAGTTAGgtggaaaataaaaccaccCACATACAGCTGCTAATGAGtaataaatgattaatgatttCCCCGTTAATCCTCTTAGTTTAAAGGATAGTAGAATATTGTTTTTAGCCTAGCACTACAAAAATTCAAGAAGAACCAGTTTATTGACATTAATACATGCATGCAGAATAAAGgtgcatatttttttcatcataggtgtttttatttaattttttgtgtCCTATCAATCCCAAATTTTCATAACTTAGTTGGCCACACTTTTCCTAATGATAGACCTTTTTTTCTATGTCTGctttcttgggttttttttcagtgtgtaacTACCAATTTGGTGCTCCAGGGTAGCTTGCTCAAAAGCACTTAATTCCACCTTTGCAATTTTAATAAATGGAActatttacagtatttagttAATATTTAGTTAATATATTTGCCATGGGTTCTAAATTGGAGTAATGCACAGTATCCAGGGGTCAGTCATTTTAAGGAACAAACACTTCAACTGTGCCAACCGTGACTTCACCTTCTGGATGGGGAACTTCACATACGGGAAGTTATCAGAACGTTGGAGAAGTTGCTGGATCTAGTGTACCCGAGAGATGGGCCATAACCTGGTCTGCCACACATGAAAACAAGAGTTGATACAATACTGGGATACTGCTACATTAAAAGCCCCAATCAAAGCAGCGATGACCTTCTCGGGAGTGAGGAAAACTCCACCCGTTGACTGTTCAATGCTCAGCTGGAAAATCTACGCAGCAATGGTTTTTAACGTTTAACTTCCCAAATCACAGAAAGGGAGTTACCAACTGCTTGCTCCTCCTGTAACATGTCAGTATAGTATGGGGAAAACTGTGTGCCATAACTGCCTGTTGAGTCTGATTAGTTTTAGATGCTTGTAATCGTTTCTGCAATAAGTCAGATTGGGAAGAAAGGGCTCCCTTTGATTGTTGTCATTATATTTTTGGGCAAAATTTCTAGGCCCAGCCAAGATGTGGGGGGATGGAAGGCTCAGTGGTGTCATTGCGtcttttttgcagatgatgtggttctgttgacctcatcaagagatggcctccagcttgcaTTGGAACACTTTGCATTTGAGTGTGAAGCAGATGGAATGGGAATtagcacctccaagtctgatTGCATGGTTCTCATGTGGAAAAAGGTGGAGTGTCCGTGACGAGTTTCAGTATTTCAGGATCTTATGTATGTTTGAGGGGAGGtttgacagatggattggtgtgGCATCTTCGGTAATGTGGATATGAAGCTTGATTTACAGTTTGATCTATGTTCTGACGCTCACCTATGATCACAAGCTCTGGATAGTTGAAAGAATGAGATTATggatacaaacagaaacaagctTCCTCTGAAGCATGTCTGGGTTGTCTGTTGTAGATAGGATAAGACGCTTGGGGATTTGGGAGGGACACAGAGTAGAGCCACTATGAATCCACATCCAAAGTAGCCAGTTGGACGTGGTTGAGGCATCTGACCAGAATGGCTTCTGGGCATCTCCTAGATGAAGTGTTTTTGGTATGCCttagaaggaggaggaggtaagGAGGCCCCAGGGTAGACCCAAGACATTCCAGAGAGATTAGATCTCCTGGCTGGCtggttgtgtgtttatttcagttatttcatATTGGGGTCAAAATCATGCAGTTTGGGTTTATTATGTAAGTACAACACATAAAATGTTTACTTGAAATTTCTGTGACACCAGAGTCACATGATGGTATATCGACTTTGATGCAATAATGTTGATAAAAGATGTAAATTGTATTAAAGAAAAGCagagtttcctttttttatatatcattaactaaattaatcatattaattACATAAGTAATAATGCTTTGGGAAATAAGATTTCtattataattattactatcattgttgttgttgttgttgttgttgtttatgatGGACCGAGTTGAATTAGCAGGAGTCAcaggaattattagaaaaaagggttttcatttatttaacccaaaaaattattttacaaaagTAATAAATGATGAGctaataaaagaggtcaaaggaaCAAAATTAAACTCAGGCAAAGAACTCCAAACTCAACAAACCAAAGGAAATGACACACAGGGGCAGTAGCTGGGTCAGACCACTATGACACAACAGGGGtaactaaacaaaacacaatcaaaaccacaaaaactatGCAGCACAGTCTAgctttttaataaactaaacaccaAATAAGAAAATCAAAACCCACTAAAccctaaactcaaatatttagTTAAGTACAAaagcttttttaattaaagaaaatacacattctcccccttcagcaggaagtggtggtgCAGTCCAATCATCCCTCTTTCTATTTAACTGCTTTAAACCCTAGCTACCACTTTTTGTCTGGCAACTCCCAGGGATCATgaaaggtgagaaacaggtaaaagaaacaaatattagTCACAAACCAAACAAAGTAATGAACTGGTATGAATACATGAGTAAACTAAATATGCGTgcttacaaatagaacaaatgtatccaaaccaatcaataaaCTACTGCAAATTAAagtgtgttgttttaaatgaagaaacaaagaaTACAAAAGAGTTACTTAGACTTTTAGAGTGTGGCCATGGGTTTGGCCATCACATTGTTGTTGGTGCTTCCCACAGTAAATTATTATATAAAGCAGGGGTCTCGAACTCCAgaccttgagggccggtgtgctgcaggttttagatgtgtccttgatccaacactgACTTAATtggataaattacctcctcaacatgttttgaagctctccagaggcctggtaatgaactgatcatttgattcagttatgttgacccagggtgagatctaaaacctgcaggacaccggccctcgaggcctggagttcgagaccCCTGATATAAAGAATCTTCTCATGTTACATTCTTGTCTCTatataaaaaatgaagaaattagaaataaagaaatagtaAATAGAAAATAAGAAGTTTTGTGCTATGCAAGTTCTTTTAAAttctatattttattctatatcTTCTTTTATTGATCACTTTTATTGATCacttgtgaatgtgtgtgtgaatgggtggatgaccgaatgtagtgtaaagcgctttggggtccttagggactgagtaaagcactatacatatacaggccatttaccatttatttcaaGCATTCAATTAAAACAAAGTGATTAGCATGATCCAAAAGAATAGTCACTAAAAAAGCATATTTCACCATGGCTACACTGAGTTTTGTGGACATTTTAATTGCTTTCATTtaatctgtatttttttctagtttcacatgaatttatattaaatatttgaatatatagagAGGATGTGATATAAACAGGCTATTGTCAAGAGTAGTGACCTCTATTTTGACAAatgcaaatatacatttctattgttttgttttagtttgtttgtttttaattaagtgCTGCTGATATACTGTCACTATAAGTTATTAAAAGTGTATACATTAGTGTACATTACATTAGTACATTAGTGTATACAGTTCCATGGTACAGTTTCACATCTttctaaaacaggaaatactaggTGTTACTGTTATAAGTACTGGGTGTTTTAATAACTGTATGCAATCTCTTTCCTGTTAccttacttcctgttttggtGGTTTTGGTGGTTTTTGGGGAGAAGTATATCAAAGTTATATGTAACTGCTAATGCTAATATGTACTTTCCTCACACTATTACACAGACACTGAGAGAACATGCACAAGATGTATGACAGTTTATTTATTCACCACTGCAGATGCTTAGACCATGAACAGCAACGACACCCTGTGATACTTTGTGGAATGTGGCATTAGTCCATGGCATGTCTCAGTAAAAATAAACTGCTATTACTTAGTGAACTTTGATATAATGCTATACTTATTATTTACTATAGtgacaaatgaaacaaacaaataagtaCAGTGataaaatatatcatttttCAGTGAAATACACTATACACATCCATTAAATGTCGTCGTGTTTAGTAATAGAAGGTGCTCGACTCCTCTTTTTAGCATTTCGTGCATTGTGTCTCCGGCTTACTCAGCAAAACAGGGTTTAAGGCAATCTATAACAAACTCTTTGTATTAGATGAATAATTAATCATTTTATGTTTAGATGATCTACACAAAACAGCTGTTTCTTGTTAGTGTTTGCTTTCCTTTTAGTCTTTTCCCCTTGAGAACATTAATATTGATGACATGAAGGGAGGCTGACCAAGCTCTCAGTCATTctctcaccaccaccaccacctctctctctcttcccctccctctctcttatACCCACACCCTGGATGCAGGCAGGCGTGCACACACCGGCAGAATCACTCAGCTTCCGTGCCCCTCTCTTCTCTCCATCTCGCTATCGCTGTCCCTCCCTACTCTCTCCACCGGTGGATTTTAGCCCACTGCTTCGTGGAACGTCGGTAAGAATGATTCATCTCTTAGTATGctcttcatttctgtgtttctctttggttCTGATTTTTTACCAGGACTCAGACAAAGGATTGGGTGTGGCTAGATGGGCAATGGCAGCAGAAAAAATGTGGGAAAAGGGATGTTGAGGACACTGATGGTCATAGAGATAAAGATACAATATTACAAATTGTTTGGATAATTGGATTTAACAATGAATCGGAAAGGGTGAGAATATCACtgctaatattaatattaatgctAAGCTTAGTGTATATACATGTCGCGATAAAGAAATGACTCAGTGCGCCATAAACATTCTGGATGTGTGCCAAGCATATCTATTTCTTTGTCAAAGTGATTTTCCTAGGCCCCATTCAAATTCACACTAGTGAGGAGATTGCCGTTGCTTGGTTTGTAAATGACTTGCTGCAGGCTTGTGGGCTTGTCATATTTGCACAGAAGACTCTGACAAAGCAGCAGTTCAGACAGGCATGACTGGGCTAGACTGTGAAAGGCAGATTAGTCAGACCTGAGGCTAGCCTAGGAATAAAACTGCAGTGGAGCCTGTGGAGCATTGCCTAtatccacaaggctgcaggggTGGATGCAgtagggtgagagagagagaaagagagagagatgatgcAGAGGGAGAGAACAAAGACTTTAGCCTTAGAGAGGTAAAATCAGggacaaaggaaagaaaatacagCTGGGTGAAAGCAAGCACATGTTGACTACATCTACGTTTTGGAGAAGCCAATGTGAAGCCGTGTGGGAGGCAGCCACCACCCATGTTCATCCATGTGGATGTAGTCTGAGCAGCACATGTAGTAGCCACTCCCTTTATGTACAGTCATTGCAGAGTTTATTCTAAAGGCTAGACAAAGCTTTCACAGATTTAATGGCTCCTACGATGAACTTTCAGATTGCTACAATGATTTTGATCACATTATGCTGCATTATCAATTTAAGGCTCGACAGGAAAGGTCAAATGTGTGTGCTCAGGTATCTTTCTCACCTTTGCCAGCCAAAATGTCTGACAAGCCTGACATGACCGAGATCGCTCGTTTCGACAAGACGAAGCTGAAGAAGACggagacaaaagagaaaaacccTCTGCCCACCAAAGAGAGTGAGTGCTCGTTGTGCGCCGTGTGTTTCTGATCACTGTTGAAGCCACAAAGGCTTCGTCGTCTGCAATCATTTGTTACTGTCAGTAGCTCCTCATCATCACTTCCTGTGCTATCGAGAGACCGCATTGTCAGCCGGCGGGAGCTCTGAAGCAAACAGCTGCAATGTCATCACACATTTTATACACAGCAAAATCAAAAAGCAACATCCTCACACACGTTTACTGAACAAGAGCCTACCAACGGTtgtgtttctctcttcttttctagCCATTGAGCAAGAGAGGAAAGGCGATGCCACACCTTGACTCAAGCACACGAAGAAAAGAAGCTGAGATGCGGCAACAAAAAGCACTTTCTTTTGATTATTACAGTATTTGAATCTCTTTCATTGTCTTCAGAAATGGGTGCTCTTAAGCTCCCCAGGGTGCTGTTAAGGGTATATGGCATCCTCACAAGGGAGCCTCTGTAACCAATATTAAAACTCCAGCCTGGGTGCCTGTCTTGTGCTGTTAGCGTATAGCTAACATGTCTCCAATGTTGCCAAACTGGGAAGTGGTGTAGTGATGtagcacagagagacaggcaggCATCCAGGCTATAGGGCTGGTGGGGAGCTGGTTATGGACAAGGGAGTAATTGAAGTTAAATCATGTGGGATGTTTTCTTAatcaactttttacttttatttatgaaataaaaatgaagacatggaacCAGTCAGTCCTGTGCATCTTGATGTCTCGTTTTTACAGATGTGCAAATCAAGAcaatcacaaacacagacacacactgtattTATGAGGCAAAGAAATAAAGCAAATGACTCACACattaaaatatagaaaaaaatgtaatataatgCTGGTGTATGTTTTACCTACTAATGTATGTTAGAGTGCTAATGTTAATGTGATTACAATAAACCAGCATAAGGTTTGGGATCAGAAAATATAGTGCTAGTGGCTAATCAGCCCAAGGTTTTATGGGGCCTTAAGCACAATTTGATTCTGAAGCCATCCCCCACCTCAGAAGCGCCAGCGTTAACAATATGTGGTCCATGCTTGATTTTTTGTGCTTTGTACGCCTAACACAACCCTTATCGTGGCTTATAGTGCACTGGAAAGCACCAtaggcagatgttgttttctATGTTCCGAAATGTTTCAGCAAAGCTTCTGAGGAAATATTTTAATCAAGCAGTAGAAGCAGgtcttaaaaattaaaacacggAGCTAACTGAGGTGTAACAATGCTGGATTATAACAGCAAAGACTCCAAAATAAGGCTGGTCTATAGAACAAAAGGCCTGTTTCATAATGGGACAATGGTAGTCAAATATTAAGGACATACATTTTCACCTGTTAGTTACTGAGCAATAACAATTATCTTACACCGAAGAACTAGCTAATAGAATTTTTTCATTATGTTAAAATGATCGTTATTTAGGAACATAATCCAAACACAAAGACCACACATGTTCTCTGGGCTGTTATAACTGACTAGTAAGCTAAAGGTAGGCTGCCAACCATAATGCCTTTGATTCACATACAATATAAACCAAGCTCACCTTACTTAAaggttcatttttgtttttgttttatatgttcaAAATTTATATTCCacggatgaaaaaaaaaatatatatatatatatatacacatacatttaCCCGCTAGTTTTGTGTGACATTAAATGAGCTTGAGACTCCCCCTGGTGGTGTGGAGGCCTCAAGCAGCTGTGTTGTCTTTTTATGCCCTTATGCTGACTCTTGTAATGTTAAACATGAActactaaattaaataataaattaatcacacacaaacacaaagcaataTTGAAAATAGAAATATAGTAATTGAGTAACTGTTCAGAATAATTCCGAATTGGAAATTATTCCAATTTATTTATCACAGTGGCTAACATTTCAGGCTACCCTGTCTTATTTGCTATTACTTGACTGATAGACAAAATAATCTGTCTTCAATAACAAACAATTATAATAATCATAACAATAATTCATTTAGcctttttttaagaaaacaagCGCTAACTATTCAGGGGTGCAGGCTCATGTAATAAATAGAACAGCGTTAGGTTTTATGGTGTTACTAAACCAATACAATCTGTCAATCTTGGCTCTAGAATAGAATATAATTAATTGTTAGTTTGGTAGAGAAGTatcaaaaatgtgaaataaaaaaatacaaactgcactacatttgaagaaatagtcactaaca
It encodes:
- the tmsb2 gene encoding thymosin beta; amino-acid sequence: MSDKPDMTEIARFDKTKLKKTETKEKNPLPTKETIEQERKGDATP